A genomic window from Cinclus cinclus chromosome 5, bCinCin1.1, whole genome shotgun sequence includes:
- the GRSF1 gene encoding G-rich sequence factor 1, whose amino-acid sequence MAVVAAARRALSALLLGRGPALPPALRLSRPAPAPLPAPLPAPLPAPLRAYSQVTDAPSHEGRLSQQEPASPKSESDTVYLVRAQGFPFSCTEEDVLTFFDTCRIRNGENGIHFLLNRDGRRRGDALIEMESKADVQRALEKHLRYMGPRYVKVFEVHDSDVEGLLRSLRHESQAMNDGVVLLRGLPFTSTEEDIADFFSGLRITDIAFIYRGDRKTGEAFVQFETPEMAAKALLRHREYMGNRYIEVYVSRKHQMQRHVPYSKQVMAYSRERREYESISEDRGWRDAGGSCAKGEIKLCREGTESSRNVLESEKTSSLPEHYVHMRGFPSQASAQDIINFFAPLRPTRILVEYNSHGDATGQAEVHFESHEDAVAAMAKEGSQMDSCAIELFLNEHPRGKENC is encoded by the exons ATGGCCGTGGTCGCCGCCGCCCGCCGAGCTCTGTCCGCGCTGCTGCTGGGCCGGggcccggcgctgccgcccgCGCTGCGCCTGTcccggcccgccccggccccgctcccggccccgctcccggccccgctcccggccccgctccgcgcATACAGCCAG GTCACAGATGCTCCGTCCCACGAAGGTCGTCTGTCACAGCAGGAGCCCGCCTCACCCAAGTCGGAAAGCGACACTGTCTATCTCGTCAGGGCGCAAGGATTCCCGTTCTCGTGCACCGAGGAAGATGTCCTTACCTTCTTTGATA CCTGCAGAATTCGAAACGGTGAGAACGGGATACACTTCCTCTTAAACAGAGATGGGAGGCGCAGGGGGGATGCCCTGATCGAGATGGAGTCCAAAGCAGACGTGCAGAGAGCCCTGGAGAAGCACCTGAGGTACATGGGCCCACGCTACGTCAAAG TTTTTGAGGTGCACGACAGCGACGTGGAGGGTTTGCTGCGGAGCCTGCGGCACGAGTCGCAGGCCATGAATGACGGGGTCGTGCTGCTCCGAGGCCTCCCCTTCACCTCCACCGAGGAGGACATTGCAGATTTCTTCTCAG GTTTGAGAATAACAGACATAGCTTTCATTTACCGGGGAGATCGAAAAACAGGAGAAGCTTTCGTGCAGTTTGAGACTCCCGAAATGGCGGCCAAGGCCCTGCTGCGGCACAGGGAATATATGGGAAATAG GTACATTGAAGTGTACGTGAGCAGAAAGCACCAGATGCAGAGGCACGTGCCCTACAGCAAGCAGGTGATGGCCTATTCCAGGGAGAGAAGAGAGTATGAATCCATCTCTGAAGACAGGGGCTGGAGAGACGCTGGAGGCTCCTGTGCCAAAGGAGAAATCA AACTGTGCAGGGAAGGAACAGAAAGCTCCAGAAACGTTCTGGAATCTGAGAAGACCTCATCATTACCAGAGCACTATGTCCACATGAGGGGTTTTCCTTCCCAGGCTAGTGCCCAGGACATAATAAAT ttttttgcTCCGCTGAGGCCCACAAGGATCTTGGTGGAATATAACTCCCATGGAGATGCCACAGGACAGGCGGAGGTGCACTTTGAGAGCCACGAGGACGCAGTCGCAGCGATGGCCAAGGAGGGGTCACAGATGG ACAGCTGTGCCATTGAATTGTTCCTGAACGAACACCCCAGGGGCAAGGAGAACTGCTAG